DNA sequence from the Callithrix jacchus isolate 240 chromosome 13, calJac240_pri, whole genome shotgun sequence genome:
gtaaaacacacacacacacaaaatagtagTTAATAAAATCTTCCTACCTGCCCTGGGCAGATACCAGGGTTTAGACTCAGGATACTCTAGGATGAGGGCAGATCAAATGGACTAGTGGGGCAGTGGTAGGGCCTGGTGGAGCATAATTGTTAAGAGTCTGAGGGTCACAGTGGAACCGGTTCCTGAGAATCAGGATCCAGGCAGAACAGGGAACCTGGACGGACCTGGACCACAGCTGGTAACCACAGTCAAAAGCAAGGTGGTAatacctaaaatccaattaataaTGACACTCTGGTACTCCCATTCTAAAGTGGAGGTGAGCATAGAACACTAGAGCACACACAAATCAGTACCTGCGTCAGACTGACGTATAATAACCATCAAAATACAACTAATGTGTATACCCTCTTAAGGGCTAATTTACTGTAAATCAGCATTCCTTAATCATCTGTAAACCACCCACTTCGGATTTTGTATGTGGAACGTTTCTAAATACGAATTCCATTTTCTGAATTGCTGGTTCAGCTTTTCAGCcacaaaataatgtctttcttctcttttaataattctgccattttgtgtgttttctttctataAGGCTTCTTCTTTCAATTGCAGTTCAGTAAAATACTCATTTGCATTTACTAAGAGTTTACGTGGcctgaaacaaaaaagaaacaaattatgtgATGGTCTCGGTTTCCTGGAGTGTCCGGAGGGGCGGTTCCTTGATCTTCGAGTCCAACGGGTAGGCCCGTCGGTCTGGGCGGAACCACCCCCACCACACATCCTCCGGGAAGGAGCCAATGAAAACGCCTTGGGCCTGGAGCAGGGTTTGGGAAAATCGGCTGAGATTCGGGGCCGCCCAGTGGGCATTCCCAAGGTTGTGCAGCCCAGAGGGCCCCGTTGGAATTTCTCTGAGGTGATGGAGTAAACTGACCCTTGGCGACACCTGGCTTCCCTCCAACGTCCTAGGTCGTTGAGCCCCGCCCTCACTCTGGGCGAGCTCTGTAATTTAACCCTGGTTCAGTTTTGCCTGTTTTACTACTATTTGAAGAGGGGTACTCAGCTTCCCTCTGGGCCTAGCCCAGATACGGGGTTTGTGCCGGGCGGAAACCACGCCCCAGGGTGGCCAGGCCAGGGGTAATGGGTAACAGGCGGTACTTCCAGGGCCCCAGTGGGTGACCGCAGCCGGGAACTACGGGCCTTCTCGCCCCAGCGCCCCCTAGTGAGCCCACCAGCAGGTCGAAGGTGTCCGGCCGGTGCCGCGCACCGGGAGCCTCAGCCTTCAGCCAACCCCCTTCCCCTGCGGCCTAGGGATGCGAATTGCCCAGGGTCCTTGGACAGAAGTGACCTTGATCTTGCCACCCACTATCCCAGTTTCTCAGAGGCATTCAACACTGTTACCACCATTCctaaaagaaacactaagcatgtaAGTgggacaaaaaaattttaaaaataatttttaaatagaacagCTTAGAGATAGAAACTGAATTATTTCCAATTCCTACTGTGCCCCAAACAAGGTTCACAAAAGGGCTGTCCTCCCAGAATTTCCTGAATTCTATACTTTCAGCATTAAATTCCATGATAAAGTGGGAAATCCATTCACCATTTGTAATACATATTGATTCATTTAATAAAACTGCATGGCCatatcttttgcatttctgtatccCAGTATTAAGTACAGTGCCTACCACAGGCCAGGTTCTCAATACTTGAATAAACGACACAAAAATAGCCAGGACCAGCAAGTTGTGGGTGTGCTTCATAGAATCTCTGCACTTGCTGGAATCACCATGAAATCCATGGTCTTCAGCTTTGCATATTCAGCAACATAGTTTTACTGAGTTATCCTCAGGTGAGTAGTGAGACCTTTGGGAGCTGATTCATGGTAGGGCGGCTTTGTAATGTGTCACCTGGGCTAGGCTATGTTTCCCAGAACGCTCTTCCAGTAAGATGGGCCACAAGAGACATTCTGCCTGGTAACTGGAGGGGGGAAGTGAAGCAGCAGCATATTGTTTTTACACTTGGAAGGTTGGTGCTATGGCATCAAGCGCTGTTGCAGTTCACACTTGTTGTCATGTATCTGCTAGCTCACCTCGTTGGTGTGGGCAGCAGTCAGGCCTTTAGCCAGGCCTGCAGCTGCTCCACCTTCCCCAGGATCATCCTTGAGCTTCTCTAATTCCTGGGCCAGATGCATATTTAACTCTGTGAGGAAGGACACCAGCTTCTTCTGCAGGACACCCACATCATCGAAGCTGGAGGTGGTGAGAGACTGACATGGGTTCCAGGCCATCCTCGTCGGTTCCAGCTCGTGGTCGTTGGCTCCACTGTGTCCTCGGTCTCCCACATTTTACATCCATCTTCCCTTCCCAAGTGCCTGCCCTGCAGACTTCAAGCTCCAGCATTAGATGCAAGGACAACAGCCTTAGAGACTGTTTAACCAGCTCCCACAATGGCATGCAGTCAGATCCCTATAATAAATcccttaaaatacatatatacataatcttTATCTTAGTGGTTCTGCTCTTCTGACTGTACTCTAATACATACGGTAGGCAGAAGCTTAACTCATGAATCTAAATGCcaaataaatttcatatagaCCACTGTCAAAATTACCAGAATACGGGGGTTGGGTGGTTGTTTCCTGGGGAAACAAAGCAATATGTCTATCCAGCCTTGACTAGGGCTGAACTAATTAGGATGGAATAAAGGAAGTGGTAAGGGAAGGTGGCAGAGGCTGGACTGTATGAGTTAGAACTGGGAAATGGCTAATCCACATCTGAATTACCTAAAGCTGCAAGGCTGGGACTATGGTAAGGCAAGGGAGGCACACAGGATATAAAGTGTAAGGACGCACTCACTCAGTCCTGGCCATGTAAAGCTGGCTAATGAATTATAGGTCAAATCTTTTTGgcactttataaatgaagaattGGAGAGAGTGAGGTAGGGCTGAGCCAAGACTGGCCCTTGGGCAGGACTCAAAGCAGGGATTCAGCCTCCTAGAAGACATTCAGCCTGAGGGCAGGAGCCAAGCACAAAGGTCATCAGAGGGTAGGAGCTGCACGTTGTCAGGAAAGATGAACCAGGCTAGCAGCTTTCGTTACAAAGACTGCTCTGGCTGAAGAGGGGGAGTCAGGGTAACAAGCAAAATGGAGAGCAGCCAGTGGAGAGAGATACCCTGTAGGGTTTGAGGAATCCTCTGCAGAACCTGGGGCCTGCAGGAAACCCAGTTTCTGTATGAACAGATGCTCTGACAAGGTGACTCCATCTACAACAGGCCGTGGCACTCCCTAAACCATGCAAGAGGCAGGAATGTAAGGGATTTATTATAGTACTTATAGTAATCTGCTGTGTTTTCAAGGTCAGTGAAAACTCCTGTTTGTGCATACAGGATTATAGGTCacaatttagtggcttaaagaaCAAGGGCTTTACAAGCTGGGTTTGATTCTAGGCTCTACTAACACCAGCTATTTGACACTGGACAAATTAATGAGTCTCAGTTTTCCCAACCACAAAATTGGGCAAAATCAATGTCTTCCCAAAAAGACTGTTTAGAGGATTACATAAATTGGGTCCATAGGAGGAACACGCCAAATAGtggttcctttcctttcctcatttattcaattacatttttaattgctgTCTCCCTGAGGAAGTGTGTAGAGACACTGCCAGGTCTCATCCAGGAGCCACTTACAATTATTTATGAAGATGGTTTGTTTAGGTTGTTTTGTGGTGGGTTTACTTATGACCTTTCCCCatcccagctcccccacccttAAAATCCAACTTCTTATCCTACTCAGGATCTTGGGGAGGAGAAGATGCACCAactttctattctttctcttcctttcccgcTTACTTCTAGGAGCTCAAAGTACTGTTAGGCCTGCTCCTCTGGTTTGGTGGTAGGTTTTTCCTTCTAGGTTGATTCACACACAAGCCCTGGCAACCAATCTAGGGTCCAGCCCCTAGTAGATCAGTGTTGTCTCTCATAAAGCCAGTCTGCAAATATCACCTTGAATCCTACAGTCTGTAGAAGCCTCCAGTCTACTGCTTTCTAGCTCCAGGTTTTTTAAGGTCTTTGGACCTAGAGAAGAGGGAGCAGGTCTGTATGTTGAATGAGGTTTGCTATGCGCGAAATGGAGCATTACAAAACCATTTCCTACTATTCTCTGTCCTCTATCCagttcccctttattgtttttgtatCTTCTAAAAACTCCCTGAAGGTAGGTATCCTGTGTCTCCAGAAGGGTAAGTTTTGCAGGGCTCATTGTCCTCAATGCTGTGCACCCAGAAGGAACTCAATCAGTACTTCTGAAATTAGCCAAGTATATAGATGGAAGGGTTTCCAGCCTGGTGGGCTGATTTGTAGGAGGAAAAGAATCCACGTGCTTAGGACAGTAGTTTATATTGATAGTGGCTGGGGCTCTATGCAGGGTCTGTCAACCTTCAGGAGGAAGCATTCCCCTATCCTCCCACCATCCTGGTCCTTACAGGAATCTACCCTTTGTCCTATGCCAGGCCTCCAGGGACAGTTCTGCATGGCAGCTGAAGTTAATAACTTCAATAGGCTCAGGAAAGGCTCAAGAGATTCAGCCCAAGCCTTTTTTATAGAGGCTGCTCCAGGAGTACAGGGCAACCAGAGATCACACAATTatgtgtgaactcagctcacaaAGCCAGCTCAGAACCCAGATCTCCTGCCCTGGCAAGCCCAGCACCATTTCTCTGATACACATTGCTCAATGTCAGGCAACAGCCCACCCAGAGGTCTCCTAGAGGTTCCAAAGGCCTTCAAGACCCTAAATGGTTATTCCCTGAGTaagaatttatatattaaagCTGACCCCTATAGAAATCTTAGGAAAACACAGACCAgactccctttttcttttaaatctcatCATACAGTGTCAAGTCTTCCTCCTACCCTCAAAGTAGAGTCCTAACCTGGAATGCTATTGGGCTGGATCTCCGAAGAAATCTCTAGggtcctacacacacacacccttcatcGATTGTGATAAGCACAGTGGGTGTGGGCCTTTACCTCCCACCATACCATGCTAAACTGCTGGCTATACTTTCAAAACTTAGGGCCCACATCTGGCCTACACCCactccttccccacccctcactgtgtGGTGCACACCTTGGCAACCAGACCGCTGTGTCTCGGAAGCGGGTTCCACCCAGGCTGAAAATCTCCGTGATCTAGAGAAGAATTAACACCATAGGTCAGTGTGGTTGGTGGAGCTAAGGCAGGGTCAGGGCAGGGTGGGACATCCCCAGCACTGACCACGGGTGTGccagcccctcctgcctcctcctctgggGCCAATTTGGAGGCAGAGTCATCCTTGTtctcctccttgtcctcctcAGGGTCAGGTGGCTCTTGCTTCACAGATGGCAGGCTGGGGTCTACTGCCTGGGAGAAGTGGGAAACAGGCAGCTATTAGAAGGGCAGAGTTAGCCTGAGGAAAGTCTCTATCAGCCAACCCCTCACTGTGCCGACATATCCTATTTCCATCACATTTCAACATAGAAATATCATCTCTCTGCTTTTAAACCTTTCCCATTCCTCACTgacctctgtttttctgttagcTTGGCAGCAAAGCGGGCAAAGCTAGTTGCCTATAGGGGGCAGGGTGTCTGTTAGACAGGTGGGGTAATTCTGCAGAAAGGTCGCAATCAGCACATCTATTGCTCTGCTCAAAAGAACCATCATGGCTCAGCATCACTCTGCTTACAGACCACCCCACTACAGCACCAACAGAACATCCATCAGTGCCCCCACCTTGCTAGGGCAGCCAGGCACCAATACAGGAGAAGTCAGGACAGCTGTGCCTGGTGTCCACTCGTCCTGGGTATCCGCCTTCTCTTGCTTCACCTGGGGTAAGGCCACAACCCAACTCAGGCCAGAGCACTGGGCCTCCTGCGTGAGGGAGGATTGCAGCAGACTTGGTCTCAGGACCCTGGCATgaggctgggtggggctgggaaggGCAGGACAGGATGGCGCCCTCACCTGCAACAGGGCTTCCGTGGAAGCTGCAACAGGGCCCGGCACCTGCACAGGACTGCTTGCGCCCTCCCGTAAAAACACAAGGTCAGTGCCAGGCGGAGGCAGCACAAAGCCACCACCTGCTTCCTGCTTCGATGGAGCCCGGGTATGGTCTGGTCGGGCTGTGCGTGTAACCAAGGTGGGCTTCAAGGTAGGGCCAAGATGGTGCCGCTGGGCAGAGCTGGGCCTCTTTCGACGACGGTAAGGTGGGGGCGATCCTGCCCCATCCTCAGACTCTGACCAGACACTGGGCAGCAGTCGCTTCTATAAGAAAAGATGGGGTGCTATGGCTACCTGGTGTCCTGACCAATCACATCCACCCTGCCCGGCTCCACATGCCTGCTAATCTCCCATCAGTCCCAGCATGAAATCTGCTAAATATGAGCCCTTCATCATTGAGCCTGCTACTCTCCTATTAGCAATACCAATGCCACCTAGACTCATTAAGCCAAGCACAATGTCTGTTAATCCTCAACCAAAGCTActgccccacccacccacctaccatgCCTGCCCACCACTCCCAGGCACTGGGGCGCCTGGCCCAACCTATCCCGTCCACCTGACCCTTCCTGCCCCACCCACCATGGCAAACTGCAGGCATTGGCGCCAACGACACTTCTGGCGCTTCTGGTTGCTGCCCCCGAATTTGGGCTTGTCGCAGCAGAAGTCGCAGCGGCCACAGTCCATCCGCCGTAGGCAGGCTGCACAGGCCCCGCACTTGCGGTTCTGCCGGCGGTTCGTGTAGGGCTGCTGGGGTGGGGGGAATGGGTGGTGCTGTCACTAGGACTAGGAGAGGCCATCCTCAACGCCTATTCCAGTACTGGTCCTGGTGCTCCTCTAGCCCCATCAGAGGGAGCTACTTGCATACTAGTCTCAGCATCCTGACTCCCTGCTAGTCACTCCTCAACATTCACTAGTTCAACACTGGCCACTATCGCTGAACCAGCTGGCCCTTGATACCATTAGGACTGTGGCTGCTCCACTACAGTATCCACTGCTGTATTTCCTAGGCCCCCACTAGCTACCAAGAAAAAGTCTCTGACCCCCATTTCCAGCAGCATTTTGATAACTCTCTATTAGCTCCCATCCTTGTGCCTACTCTGTCTGCTCATCCTATGTGAACCCCAGTCACTGTGCTAGCTGCTCCTCTGTTGGTCCCATCACTGTGTGTGCTAGTCCTACATCAGCCACCAGAGTGTCGGTACATGTAACATTAGGCATGTCATTCCACCTGCTGACCCCATATTAGTCCTCCATTATCTACCCATCCCATCCTAGGACCCATTACTGTGCCTTGCTGTTCCCCAATAGGCTCATTCCAGCATCTGTTTCTCTGAAGTTAACCAAGCGTCCTGAGAGTCTAGGCTTATCCAGGTAGGGTGGGGCCACTCACTAGCTCGTCCTCGTCTACACAGTAATAGATGAACTCGGCAGGTGGCGAGGGGGTCAGGGCTCTGGGGTGCTGTAGAGGCAAACGGGGTGGGGTCAGGGCAGGTACTGGGTAAGGTCAGGGTTGTGCCTTCCCCCCACCCACTGGGGCCTTACCGGCTCTGTGGGCTCGGGGGACtgtgatggtggaggtggaggcagtgGTTGGGCACCGGGATGCCGCCTGGCAGCCATCTTGGAGTCACAGCCTCCCCTGCGGCGGCCATGTTTACCCTGGGAGAGACCAGAAAGGATGGTTTCAGCTTGGTGATACCAAGCAGACACAGGACCTCCCCACTCCCTAAGTGCAGAAAGCATGCATGGGACAGGCAGACAGAGGGTGGGGTAAGGCACTCACAGTGGGGGGAGCCACAGTCAGGGGAGTGCGTCGCTGACATCTCTGATGACGGCGACGCAGGCGGTGAGCAAGGTGCTGGCAGACAGGGGCAGACAGGCGAGGCCAGAAAGGTGAGCATGGGGTTAGGTAGAAAAGAAAGACATGAGGTAGGCAAGGCCAGGTtgggaggaagcagaggcagcaACAATTTTACCAGCAGAATGAGCTCTGTTCCCGCCAGCCTGACTCACCCGTAGGCAACGTCGCTGGACACATTTCCACTGGCGCCTGAGACCAGGGCGGGGAGGGCGAAGGCAGATGCGGCAACGGCCACAGTCCTCTTGGGTCTGACAGCCCCGGCATACTCCACACCCTCGGCTCTGTTGGGGGGGGTGGGAGCAGAGGCATGAAGCATGGGGCCAAGCCCATGAGGGCCAGGGGCCGAGGTGAGCCTTGGGCTCTTTCCACTTGCCCGACTCACCCTTTCCACAATCCGGAGGCAGCGTCTCCGCTCACACTTGCAGAACAGCCCCGATGCCACATCATGGGGCAGCTGCAGGAGGCAGGTGGAGCAGGCCCCACAGTCTTCTGTTACCTGGCAGGCTGCACACTCCCCACAGCCCACACGCTGCCAGGAATGGTTGGGACGAGATCACGGGCCTGCTCCAGAAGCACTGGTCCTCCCATGTCTACTGACCCTACATCATTCCCGTCATCATTCTAGTCCCCCGTTAATCTCATTACTATATCGGAGAATGTCTGGTTAGCCACCATCACTGAGGCCATTAGTATGTCTACTGGTCCCCTGTTAACTTCATCACTGTGTCTACTGGTGCAGTAATGGTAATGGGAATTAATTACCCCATTATTTCCCATTACTGTGTCTGCTGACCTATAGACAGCATCCTATAAAATGACTCTTCAGCCTGTGGACCCATCATTATCCCTTCAGATCCTCTACCAGCTCCATTACATCCTGTTCCCACTGTAGAGCTGTGATGAGGAAGCAGGTTGTGCTTACCTTAAACATTCTCTGTTCCCGGTTGAAGGCAATTCTCTGTGCTGTgcggaggaagaaggaagaagaaaagtggaAAGTAAGCAACAGACATCTGACTTCACTCACTGCCTATGCCCTGACTTTCACTATTCAACCTCTACCCATGCTTGCTATCTCCAATATCCAACCTCCAACCATGCCAGTAGCCTCTGTCCTGGCATCCACATTTAACCCCTGGCCTAGCATGACATTGAACCTACTCCAGCTCCTATCTCCTGATGCCCCATCCTCTAGGCGTCACTCACCTCGGCAGTCCTTGCACAATGTTTTGAGCCGCTGTCTTTGGGTGCCATCCCCTGAGAAGCTGATGCCACAGTTCTCACAGCATCTGGGATGGGAAAGACAGGTGTGGGACTCCAAGAGCACCCCCAATCACAACCCTCACCCATCTGGCTCACCTTAGACAAACACTTACCCAGGAGCAGGGAATGAAGCTGGGACTGTGACAGTGTCAGCCTTGGTCTCATCCTTTGGGGCCTCCTTCCTGACCTCACCACTCTGGGGTCCAACCTGACGTTTCCTGACCTCACCACCCTGGGGTCCAACCTGATGTTTCTGAGTCTTGGATGGTCTGGAAGGCTTCTTTCGCTTCTTGCTGGTGACAGCCACGGAATGGGCCTGGAGAGTAAGGGAAGGAGCAATGTGGATCAGTGGGTGGGTGTTGGGTGGCATAGCCACCCCTACCCAGGCATCTCACGTTGTGAAGTACCTTGGGGGCTGGATAACACAAGATGCCTTGTTTGAAGTCGAAGAGGGTGAGATCACACGCAGGGCCCAGGTATCGAGTCAGCTCAACTTTGCTTCGGATCCTGTCTCCTGTGGGGCTAGGGATGGGCCATGATGGGTTAGCACCTAGGTGGCGCCAATGCCATTTCACCCACACAACCTTCTGACAGGGCTGGTAGGATACAGGAGACAGACTGGAATTGGCCTGTGAACCCTGCCCAGGCCCACCTCAACTAACCTTggaagcaaaaaaattaaatagcaagACATATACAAATGCCACAAACAATATAAATGCAAACAGATAAACATGTTTATGACACATAATACTAGTAATAATGAAACTATTTCATGTaaatacaaatagaaacacaAACATATTAAATAACACAAAAACATGTTAACATTATGTATCAAGTACATAATCTGTGCtgtgggaggaagaaggaagaagaaagtggaAAGTAAGCAACAGACATCTGACTTCACCCACtgcctgttttttaaaacatataaacaaatgcaACCACAAACAAATTAAAGTATAAGTAATTGATTTTGGGACCCATGGGTTTCTTGCATTTCTGTATGCCCTGCAAGAAAAGCACTGATTGTCCTTTTTATAAACTATCTTTCCAAGGATGTCTGTAAAGCAAACAACCTTGAAAaataagagatagggtctccttcCATAGTAAAGGAAAAGCATATTTACTGTCCTAATATTATAAAAAACTTGATTCCCTAAGCTCAGAGTTCTTTTCCTATAATACTAATACAACCCTACATGACTAATTCATGTCATGCCGTAGGAACTGGAATTCAGAAAACTGGTACAAAAATAGTAATACAGTAATCTCCCTTCTCATGCAGGGGATACATCCCAAgttccccagtggatgcctgaaaccgtggatagtaccaaaccctaatGCAATATGTACTATGTTTTTTCTATCTGATAACTGAGATGGTTACTAAGAGACTAACAGTCAGGTTGTGTATACAGCATGGATATGGATATggatatgcatatgcatatggaTAAAGAGATGATTCGCCTCCTGGCCAGGACTGAGCGGGATggtgtgagatttcatcacactactcaaaATGGCATACAACTCAAAACTAATAAATCATTTACttctaaaattttccatttaatatttttggatggTGGTTGACTGTAGGTAACTAAAGCTATAGAAAATGAAATTGCAgataaggggggactactgtatTCTGGATTCTGCAACTGTTGTAATAAACTGTCTTTCATCTGTGACCCAGGAGTCTTATCTCTCCTACCAGCGCCCACCAAATTCTGTCAAATTCACTATTATCTTGTCCTAAAAATGAAATCTCAGATCCTTTACAGTTCTTGACAactgtacttttaaattttgaaagttttatacAAGtacataaatacatgaataaattataactaaatataaacaaaaagtaatttttaatttgatatttacCTGGAAAAATGGCaacttagatttaaaaaatcagaaagaataaagaaacttAATTCTTAATGTATCCTAAACACATGTAAATGCTTATAAACATCTATGCTGACTCTCATTATTTATGGTAGTTATAGTCTACAAAGTTGCAGTGAACACTGAATACAGAACCATTGCTCCTAGAGAAAATACAGTGTTAGGTTCCTGAGAGCATCTGGTCCATTTTTGTTAACTAAGAATATATAACTTTTGTCTTTTGtgtatttctgtttaaagacacatTATTTAACATCTATTTTTTACTGCTGATTATTTGCACGGTCTTTTAATGATTCCAACCAGGAGCTTTGGATGCTGTATGTGTTCTGTAGGTTTGTTTGCCAATATTCTTGCTTACTAAGCCAGTTTTGGCATTGAAAACCACTATTCTACATAACCCTTTTCCTGTATAACActtaacagtatttttaaaattccgcAGAAGACTCCTAATTGGGAGAACCTGTACTGGATCCAAGTTTAACATTTTTCATGCCATGTCACCTTTTGAAATGTGCAAGTCAGCCAGCACTACCTGATATAACCTTAATATTTTCCTAACCCAGAGTAATGTTAGTTTGGCTTTCCTCAACAATGCTATCCACTACGAATTACTGATCATCATTTCATGAATCCACCAATGTAGCTGCTTTCTCATCTTTTCCACAGCTTCAAGACTATGAATGCTTTCTGTACTTTCTGAAGCAGCCTCATATGCATATTggcaaatttccttctttttctggttGTACCATATTTTTGATGCGTAACATTGAACTTGCAGCCGACAGCATTGTAACTCATGTATGAAAAAGGTTTATCTACCTTCTATTTTCTCCGTAAGAAACAACACAGCCTTCTCACACTCAGGACACTAAACAGCACCTC
Encoded proteins:
- the MBD1 gene encoding methyl-CpG-binding domain protein 1 isoform X5, which gives rise to MGGFRLRTGRNGAQNSDRLLQLPVASMAEDWLDCPALGPGWKRREVFRKSGATCGRSDTYYQSPTGDRIRSKVELTRYLGPACDLTLFDFKQGILCYPAPKAHSVAVTSKKRKKPSRPSKTQKHQVGPQGGEVRKRQVGPQSGEVRKEAPKDETKADTVTVPASFPAPGCCENCGISFSGDGTQRQRLKTLCKDCRAQRIAFNREQRMFKSRGCGVCRGCQTQEDCGRCRICLRPPRPGLRRQWKCVQRRCLRHLAHRLRRRHQRCQRRTPLTVAPPTGKHGRRRGGCDSKMAARRHPGAQPLPPPPPSQSPEPTEPHPRALTPSPPAEFIYYCVDEDELQPYTNRRQNRKCGACAACLRRMDCGRCDFCCDKPKFGGSNQKRQKCRWRQCLQFAMKRLLPSVWSESEDGAGSPPPYRRRKRPSSAQRHHLGPTLKPTLVTRTARPDHTRAPSKQEAGGGFVLPPPGTDLVFLREGASSPVQVPGPVAASTEALLQEAQCSGLSWVVALPQVKQEKADTQDEWTPGTAVLTSPVLVPGCPSKAVDPSLPSVKQEPPDPEEDKEENKDDSASKLAPEEEAGGAGTPVITEIFSLGGTRFRDTAVWLPSLQGRHLGREDGCKMWETEDTVEPTTTSWNRRGWPGTHVSLSPPPASMMWVSCRRSWCPSSQS
- the MBD1 gene encoding methyl-CpG-binding domain protein 1 isoform X26 yields the protein MGGFRLRTGRNGAQNSDRLLQLPVASMAEDWLDCPALGPGWKRREVFRKSGATCGRSDTYYQSPTGDRIRSKVELTRYLGPACDLTLFDFKQGILCYPAPKAHSVAVTSKKRKKPSRPSKTQKHQVGPQGGEVRKRQVGPQSGEVRKEAPKDETKADTVTVPASFPAPGCCENCGISFSGDGTQRQRLKTLCKDCRAQRIAFNREQRMFKSRGCGVCRGCQTQEDCGRCRICLRPPRPGLRRQWKCVQRRCLRGKHGRRRGGCDSKMAARRHPGAQPLPPPPPSQSPEPTEPHPRALTPSPPAEFIYYCVDEDELQPYTNRRQNRKCGACAACLRRMDCGRCDFCCDKPKFGGSNQKRQKCRWRQCLQFAMKRLLPSVWSESEDGAGSPPPYRRRKRPSSAQRHHLGPTLKPTLVTRTARPDHTRAPSKQEAGGGFVLPPPGTDLVFLREGASSPVQVPGPVAASTEALLQEAQCSGLSWVVALPQVKQEKADTQDEWTPGTAVLTSPVLVPGCPSKAVDPSLPSVKQEPPDPEEDKEENKDDSASKLAPEEEAGGAGTPVITEIFSLGGTRFRDTAVWLPRSKDLKKPGARKQ
- the MBD1 gene encoding methyl-CpG-binding domain protein 1 isoform X14; the protein is MAEDWLDCPALGPGWKRREVFRKSGATCGRSDTYYQSPTGDRIRSKVELTRYLGPACDLTLFDFKQGILCYPAPKAHSVAVTSKKRKKPSRPSKTQKHQVGPQGGEVRKRQVGPQSGEVRKEAPKDETKADTVTVPASFPAPGCCENCGISFSGDGTQRQRLKTLCKDCRAQRIAFNREQRMFKRVGCGECAACQVTEDCGACSTCLLQLPHDVASGLFCKCERRRCLRIVERSRGCGVCRGCQTQEDCGRCRICLRPPRPGLRRQWKCVQRRCLRHLAHRLRRRHQRCQRRTPLTVAPPTGKHGRRRGGCDSKMAARRHPGAQPLPPPPPSQSPEPTEPHPRALTPSPPAEFIYYCVDEDELQPYTNRRQNRKCGACAACLRRMDCGRCDFCCDKPKFGGSNQKRQKCRWRQCLQFAMKRLLPSVWSESEDGAGSPPPYRRRKRPSSAQRHHLGPTLKPTLVTRTARPDHTRAPSKQEAGGGFVLPPPGTDLVFLREGASSPVQVPGPVAASTEALLQEAQCSGLSWVVALPQVKQEKADTQDEWTPGTAVLTSPVLVPGCPSKAVDPSLPSVKQEPPDPEEDKEENKDDSASKLAPEEEAGGAGTPVITEIFSLGGTRFRDTAVWLPRSKDLKKPGARKQ
- the MBD1 gene encoding methyl-CpG-binding domain protein 1 isoform X32, whose protein sequence is MGGFRLRTGRNGAQNSDRLLQLPVASMAEDWLDCPALGPGWKRREVFRKSGATCGRSDTYYQSPTGDRIRSKVELTRYLGPACDLTLFDFKQGILCYPAPKAHSVAVTSKKRKKPSRPSKTQKHQVGPQGGEVRKRQVGPQSGEVRKEAPKDETKADTVTVPASFPAPGCCENCGISFSGDGTQRQRLKTLCKDCRAQRIAFNREQRMFKSRGCGVCRGCQTQEDCGRCRICLRPPRPGLRRQWKCVQRRCLRGKHGRRRGGCDSKMAARRHPGAQPLPPPPPSQSPEPTEPHPRALTPSPPAEFIYYCVDEDELQPYTNRRQNRKCGACAACLRRMDCGRCDFCCDKPKFGGSNQKRQKCRWRQCLQFAMKRLLPSVWSESEDGAGSPPPYRRRKRPSSAQRHHLGPTLKPTLVTRTARPDHTRAPSKQEAGGGFVLPPPGTDLVFLREGASSPVQVPGPVAASTEALLQAVDPSLPSVKQEPPDPEEDKEENKDDSASKLAPEEEAGGAGTPVITEIFSLGGTRFRDTAVWLPRSKDLKKPGARKQ
- the MBD1 gene encoding methyl-CpG-binding domain protein 1 isoform X12; amino-acid sequence: MGGFRLRTGRNGAQNSDRLLQLPVASMAEDWLDCPALGPGWKRREVFRKSGATCGRSDTYYQSPTGDRIRSKVELTRYLGPACDLTLFDFKQGILCYPAPKAHSVAVTSKKRKKPSRPSKTQKHQVGPQGGEVRKRQVGPQSGEVRKEAPKDETKADTVTVPASFPAPGCCENCGISFSGDGTQRQRLKTLCKDCRAQRIAFNREQRMFKRVGCGECAACQVTEDCGACSTCLLQLPHDVASGLFCKCERRRCLRIVERSRGCGVCRGCQTQEDCGRCRICLRPPRPGLRRQWKCVQRRCLRGKHGRRRGGCDSKMAARRHPGAQPLPPPPPSQSPEPTEPHPRALTPSPPAEFIYYCVDEDELQPYTNRRQNRKCGACAACLRRMDCGRCDFCCDKPKFGGSNQKRQKCRWRQCLQFAMKRLLPSVWSESEDGAGSPPPYRRRKRPSSAQRHHLGPTLKPTLVTRTARPDHTRAPSKQEAGGGFVLPPPGTDLVFLREGASSPVQVPGPVAASTEALLQEAQCSGLSWVVALPQVKQEKADTQDEWTPGTAVLTSPVLVPGCPSKAVDPSLPSVKQEPPDPEEDKEENKDDSASKLAPEEEAGGAGTPVITEIFSLGGTRFRDTAVWLPRSKDLKKPGARKQ